The Cellulomonas sp. P24 genome contains a region encoding:
- a CDS encoding TetR family transcriptional regulator: MPSTETTLRDRARRAVKVELVDAALDLFRENGFDQTTIDDIAHAVGMSRRSFFRYFSSKDDLVLGTYEQWAERLARAMAERPLDEPVWESLRRVFEIVVDPMIGEPATEHSLAMDRIVFSTTALKAAYLEKLDHAQGRVVAVVGKRARLRGVPIAEHDVATRAVVGAAFACLQVAHRAVLDADDASAYGHALGTAMAAMATVAQERSATPE, from the coding sequence GTGCCATCGACAGAGACGACCTTGCGTGACCGAGCCCGGCGAGCCGTCAAGGTCGAGCTCGTCGACGCGGCGCTGGACCTCTTCCGCGAGAACGGTTTCGACCAGACCACGATCGACGACATCGCCCACGCCGTCGGCATGTCTCGACGCAGCTTCTTCCGCTACTTCTCCTCCAAGGACGATCTCGTTCTCGGCACCTATGAGCAGTGGGCGGAGCGGCTCGCGCGGGCCATGGCGGAGAGACCGCTCGACGAGCCGGTGTGGGAGTCGCTCCGGCGGGTCTTCGAGATCGTCGTCGACCCGATGATCGGCGAGCCGGCGACGGAGCACAGCCTGGCGATGGACCGCATCGTGTTCTCGACGACCGCGCTCAAGGCGGCGTACCTCGAGAAGCTGGATCACGCGCAGGGCCGGGTGGTCGCGGTGGTCGGCAAGCGTGCACGGCTGCGCGGGGTGCCGATCGCCGAGCACGACGTCGCCACCCGTGCGGTCGTCGGCGCGGCATTCGCCTGCCTCCAGGTGGCGCATCGAGCGGTCCTCGACGCCGATGACGCGTCCGCCTACGGTCACGCGCTCGGCACAGCGATGGCGGCGATGGCGACGGTGGCCCAGGAGCGGTCCGCGACGCCCGAGTAG
- a CDS encoding sugar phosphate isomerase/epimerase yields MFTAENWPIACNMLSFGSTAPDGRPIAVAPASVWAAQLRQVRELGFDYIDPTDGWVPLAALSEARIREFEQVLADEGLAISSISMTRNSVVDVERGEENLAMAHRLIDLAPRLGATVVNTGFMQAVTPEQQKALWFWLAEGHKDDPALRPLAIERIRELGEHAARNGIQISLEMYEDTYLGTADDAVAFVTEVNHSAVGLNPDIGNLVRLHRPMPGFMEMFEKVLPHANFWHIKNYLRDEDPQTGSYASAPMPLKTGIINYRAVIRRALELGYSGPFCCEHYGSDSLGVCAENREYITQVLTSALR; encoded by the coding sequence ATGTTCACTGCGGAGAACTGGCCGATTGCCTGCAACATGCTCTCGTTCGGGAGCACGGCTCCCGATGGGCGTCCGATCGCGGTGGCTCCCGCATCGGTCTGGGCCGCGCAGCTGCGTCAGGTGCGCGAGCTCGGGTTCGACTACATCGACCCGACCGACGGGTGGGTCCCGCTGGCGGCTCTGAGCGAGGCGCGGATCCGCGAGTTCGAGCAGGTGCTGGCTGACGAGGGCCTCGCGATCTCCTCGATCTCGATGACGCGGAACAGCGTCGTCGACGTCGAGCGCGGCGAGGAGAACCTCGCGATGGCGCACCGCCTGATCGACCTCGCCCCCCGGCTCGGCGCCACCGTCGTCAACACCGGTTTCATGCAGGCGGTGACCCCGGAGCAGCAGAAGGCGCTCTGGTTCTGGCTCGCCGAGGGGCACAAGGACGACCCCGCGCTGCGCCCGCTGGCCATCGAGCGCATCCGTGAGCTCGGCGAGCACGCCGCGAGGAACGGCATCCAGATCAGCCTGGAGATGTACGAGGACACCTACCTCGGTACCGCGGACGACGCGGTGGCCTTCGTGACCGAGGTCAACCACTCGGCCGTCGGGCTCAACCCCGACATCGGCAACCTGGTGCGCCTGCACCGGCCGATGCCCGGGTTCATGGAGATGTTCGAGAAGGTCCTGCCGCACGCGAACTTCTGGCACATCAAGAACTACCTGCGTGACGAGGACCCGCAGACCGGCTCCTACGCCTCCGCTCCGATGCCGCTCAAGACCGGCATCATCAACTACCGGGCAGTGATCCGCCGTGCGCTGGAGCTCGGCTACTCGGGCCCGTTCTGCTGCGAGCACTACGGCAGCGACTCGCTCGGCGTCTGCGCGGAGAACCGCGAGTACATCACCCAGGTGCTCACGTCCGCGTTGAGGTGA
- a CDS encoding 3-hydroxyacyl-CoA dehydrogenase family protein produces MSIPISRVTVVGAGYMGGGIAQSLALAGFTVQIADVDVAASLKGLERLLTEVQEFEAEGLYPPGSTEVVKKNLTAGKTIEEAVADADFIEEAVFEVPEVKHAVLRTISEFARPDAIIGTNTSTIPVHELVPAVTGPERFLTVHFSNPAPFIPGVELVAGEATKPEVIAAVKDLLARAGRQGAQVADTPGMVLNRLQYVLLKEATAIVEEGVATVEDVDTIVRTTFGFRLGFFGPFAIADQAGLDVYANCFTTFENAYGPRLATPKLLTDAVADGRKGTKNGKGLTGEFDEETRAALIAYRNKAYSRMGDLLRELGPAPKGA; encoded by the coding sequence ATGAGCATCCCCATCTCCCGTGTGACCGTCGTCGGCGCTGGCTACATGGGCGGTGGCATCGCCCAGAGCCTGGCGTTGGCGGGCTTCACCGTCCAGATCGCCGACGTCGACGTCGCCGCGTCGCTCAAGGGGCTCGAGCGCCTGCTCACCGAGGTGCAGGAGTTCGAGGCCGAGGGCCTGTACCCGCCGGGCAGCACCGAGGTGGTCAAGAAGAACCTCACGGCCGGCAAGACGATCGAGGAGGCCGTGGCCGACGCGGACTTCATCGAAGAGGCCGTCTTCGAGGTGCCCGAGGTCAAGCACGCCGTGCTCCGAACGATCTCCGAGTTCGCCCGCCCCGACGCCATCATCGGGACCAACACGTCGACCATCCCGGTCCATGAGCTCGTCCCCGCCGTGACCGGTCCGGAGCGCTTCCTCACCGTGCACTTCTCGAACCCCGCACCGTTCATCCCGGGGGTCGAGCTGGTCGCGGGCGAGGCCACGAAGCCCGAGGTCATCGCGGCCGTCAAGGATCTTCTTGCGCGTGCCGGCCGCCAGGGCGCGCAGGTCGCCGACACCCCCGGCATGGTCCTCAACCGGCTGCAGTACGTGCTCCTGAAGGAGGCGACGGCCATCGTCGAGGAGGGCGTCGCGACGGTCGAGGACGTCGACACGATCGTGCGGACGACCTTCGGCTTCCGGCTCGGGTTCTTCGGACCGTTCGCGATCGCGGACCAGGCCGGGCTCGACGTCTACGCCAACTGCTTCACGACGTTCGAGAACGCCTACGGACCGCGCCTGGCGACACCGAAGCTGCTGACCGACGCAGTCGCGGACGGTCGCAAGGGCACCAAGAACGGCAAGGGTCTGACCGGCGAGTTCGACGAGGAGACGCGGGCCGCGCTCATCGCCTACCGGAACAAGGCGTACTCGCGCATGGGTGACCTCCTGCGCGAGCTGGGCCCGGCGCCCAAGGGCGCCTGA
- a CDS encoding GntR family transcriptional regulator yields the protein MSESAPAWRSQPRVQVDRKVLRDGVFNQLVEMLLGERFAPGASLNIDGLARELGVSPTPVREALVQLEHTGLISRVALRGYRVSAPLTTEEIGQLNDARMIVELGALDIALQEPDSLKPLLEAAQAHHREMVEAIREAPALTDKAERIAAYRRYFEADWAFHLAIMRHANNRFILQMADSLGSHIHRLRQTVELGLTDMGDALLEHGRILLALENDDPVAMRAALRAHLTAVRSRSLADKATEQILHAHDNDPQADGS from the coding sequence ATGAGCGAATCGGCCCCCGCCTGGCGATCGCAACCTCGCGTCCAGGTGGACCGCAAGGTGCTCCGGGACGGCGTCTTCAACCAGCTCGTCGAGATGCTGCTCGGCGAGCGCTTCGCCCCCGGGGCGAGCCTCAACATCGACGGCCTGGCCCGCGAGCTCGGCGTCTCGCCCACACCGGTCCGCGAGGCCCTGGTACAGCTCGAGCACACCGGTCTGATCTCACGGGTCGCCCTCCGTGGCTACCGCGTGTCGGCGCCGCTCACCACCGAGGAGATCGGCCAGCTCAACGATGCACGGATGATCGTCGAGCTCGGCGCGCTCGACATCGCGCTCCAGGAGCCCGACTCGCTGAAGCCGCTCCTCGAGGCCGCGCAGGCGCACCATCGCGAGATGGTGGAGGCGATCAGAGAAGCCCCCGCCCTGACCGACAAGGCCGAGCGCATCGCCGCGTACCGCCGCTACTTCGAGGCCGACTGGGCCTTCCACCTCGCGATCATGCGCCACGCGAACAACCGGTTCATCCTGCAGATGGCCGACTCCCTCGGATCACACATCCACCGGCTGCGCCAGACGGTGGAGCTCGGCCTCACCGACATGGGCGACGCACTCCTCGAGCACGGACGCATCCTGCTCGCGCTGGAGAACGACGACCCCGTGGCGATGCGCGCGGCCTTGCGCGCACACCTCACGGCGGTCCGCTCACGCTCGCTCGCGGACAAGGCGACCGAGCAGATCCTGCACGCGCACGACAACGACCCGCAGGCCGACGGGAGCTAG
- a CDS encoding dihydroxyacetone kinase family protein, with protein MTRLVNSVGDFPVEAVRGFALAHARYVQQVHGGVVRSTESPAGQVAVVLGGGSGHYPAFAGWVGPGMAHGAVCGNVFASPSASQVESVVRAADNGGGVLIGFGNYAGDVLHFGQAAERLRAEGMDVRIVTVTDDIASDTPANAAQRRGIAGDLLVFKIAGAAAEAGLDLDEVERVARRANAQTRSLGVAFGGCTLPGADHALFEVADGVMALGLGIHGEPGVSEAPLGTADEVADALLDGVLAEEPERGTDGYDGRVAVLVNGLGATKYEELFVVYQRIAKRLEELGLTAVDPEVGEHVTSLDMEGLSLTITFLDDELERYWTAPIDTPAFRRGAVTGRAPRTAVTQTAEAAAIVPGTPESQALAGRLVEAIRAMAACAVENEARLGDLDAIAGDGDHGQGMVLGTSGAASAAQAAQAAGAGARTLLVRAGAAWSEGAGGTSGALWGAALTAMGNALSDTDGADPDALVAGVHQAADAILRLGGATAGDKTMVDALVPFDETLAAERASGASLGDAWTAAAAAAATAAEATARIVARRGRARTHGEHSLGHPDPGATSFALLMAAVAAEIDPPTPESGDLS; from the coding sequence ATGACCCGGCTCGTCAACTCCGTCGGCGACTTTCCCGTCGAGGCAGTACGCGGCTTCGCCCTCGCGCATGCGCGATACGTCCAGCAGGTGCACGGCGGAGTCGTCCGCTCGACCGAGTCGCCCGCCGGGCAGGTCGCCGTCGTCCTGGGTGGCGGCTCGGGCCACTACCCGGCGTTCGCCGGTTGGGTCGGACCAGGGATGGCGCACGGAGCCGTGTGCGGGAACGTGTTCGCCTCGCCGTCCGCCTCACAGGTCGAGTCCGTCGTCCGTGCCGCGGACAACGGCGGGGGCGTGCTGATCGGCTTCGGCAACTACGCCGGTGACGTCCTGCACTTCGGCCAGGCCGCCGAGCGGCTCCGGGCGGAGGGGATGGACGTCCGGATCGTGACCGTGACCGACGACATCGCATCCGACACCCCCGCGAACGCTGCCCAGCGACGCGGGATCGCAGGCGACCTGCTCGTGTTCAAGATCGCGGGCGCAGCGGCCGAGGCCGGTCTCGACCTCGACGAGGTCGAACGCGTCGCGCGCCGGGCGAACGCGCAGACCCGCTCCCTCGGGGTGGCCTTCGGCGGCTGCACGCTGCCCGGGGCGGACCACGCGCTGTTCGAGGTCGCCGACGGTGTCATGGCGCTCGGTCTCGGCATCCACGGCGAGCCCGGGGTCTCCGAGGCTCCGCTCGGCACCGCGGACGAGGTGGCCGACGCGCTGCTCGACGGCGTCCTCGCAGAGGAGCCGGAACGCGGCACGGACGGCTACGACGGCCGCGTGGCGGTCCTCGTGAACGGGCTCGGGGCGACGAAGTACGAAGAGCTCTTCGTGGTCTACCAGCGGATCGCGAAGCGCCTCGAGGAGCTCGGGCTGACGGCGGTGGACCCGGAGGTCGGCGAGCACGTGACCAGCCTCGACATGGAGGGGCTGTCCCTGACGATCACGTTCCTCGACGACGAGCTCGAGCGGTACTGGACCGCACCGATCGACACCCCGGCGTTCCGCCGCGGAGCCGTGACAGGTCGAGCGCCTCGCACCGCGGTGACCCAGACGGCCGAGGCCGCAGCGATCGTCCCGGGAACGCCGGAGTCGCAGGCGCTCGCCGGCCGGCTCGTCGAGGCCATCCGAGCGATGGCCGCGTGCGCCGTCGAGAACGAGGCCCGGCTCGGTGATCTGGACGCGATCGCCGGTGACGGCGACCACGGGCAGGGCATGGTGCTGGGAACCTCCGGTGCCGCCTCGGCCGCGCAGGCCGCGCAGGCCGCAGGTGCAGGCGCACGGACGCTCCTCGTGCGCGCCGGCGCCGCGTGGTCCGAAGGCGCCGGGGGCACCTCGGGCGCGTTGTGGGGAGCAGCGCTGACCGCGATGGGCAACGCACTGAGCGACACCGACGGTGCCGACCCGGACGCGCTCGTCGCCGGCGTCCACCAGGCCGCGGACGCGATCCTCCGGCTCGGCGGGGCGACGGCGGGGGACAAGACGATGGTGGACGCCCTCGTCCCGTTCGACGAGACCCTCGCCGCGGAGCGGGCCTCCGGCGCCTCGTTGGGCGACGCGTGGACCGCCGCCGCAGCCGCTGCCGCGACGGCCGCCGAGGCGACGGCCCGGATCGTCGCCCGTCGTGGACGCGCGCGGACCCACGGAGAGCACAGCCTCGGTCACCCGGACCCCGGAGCGACCTCGTTCGCCCTCCTCATGGCCGCGGTGGCGGCCGAGATCGACCCACCCACCCCGGAGAGCGGAGACCTCTCGTGA
- a CDS encoding ribose-5-phosphate isomerase: MTYRIAIGSDLAGYEYKEALKKDLEKDDRVSEVIDVGVAAGGETAYPHVAVAAARLVAAGDADRALLICGTGLGMAIAANKVAGIRAATAHDGYSVERAVMSNNAQVLTFGQRVVGLELARRLAKEWLGYEFDETSHSAANVDAIRSYEPGLSQT; encoded by the coding sequence GTGACCTACCGCATCGCCATCGGATCCGACCTCGCGGGATACGAGTACAAGGAGGCGCTCAAGAAGGACCTCGAGAAGGACGACCGTGTGAGCGAGGTGATCGACGTCGGCGTCGCAGCCGGCGGCGAGACCGCCTACCCGCACGTGGCCGTCGCGGCCGCCCGGCTGGTGGCCGCTGGCGACGCAGACCGGGCGCTCCTGATCTGCGGCACCGGCCTGGGCATGGCGATCGCCGCGAACAAGGTCGCCGGGATCCGCGCGGCGACCGCGCACGACGGGTACTCGGTCGAACGCGCCGTGATGTCGAACAACGCCCAAGTGCTGACGTTCGGTCAGCGGGTCGTCGGCCTCGAGCTCGCGCGTCGCCTCGCCAAGGAGTGGCTCGGCTACGAGTTCGACGAGACGTCGCACTCCGCGGCGAACGTCGACGCTATCCGGTCCTACGAGCCGGGCCTCTCCCAGACATGA
- a CDS encoding triose-phosphate isomerase has protein sequence MTTWVGTSWKMNKTLSEARDYARTLAATDQGRWPGVQPFIIPPATALSAVSEVLGPRSHVLVGAQNAHWEDAGAWTGEVSVPQVADAGAQIVEIGHSERREFFAETDETVNLKVRATLRHGLTPLVCVGEPADVFASGGSVPYVIRQVRAALDGVGDVSAVLVAYEPIWAIGARGRPAAPSDIGDVLAALRTEWGGSVRGLLFGGSVDRSNARSILGVDGVDGLFVGRAAWEVDGLLELLDLVAGR, from the coding sequence ATGACGACCTGGGTCGGCACGAGCTGGAAGATGAACAAGACGCTGAGCGAGGCGCGCGACTACGCACGGACGCTCGCGGCGACCGATCAGGGCCGCTGGCCCGGAGTCCAGCCGTTCATCATCCCGCCCGCCACCGCGCTGTCCGCCGTGAGCGAGGTGCTCGGACCGCGCTCGCACGTCCTCGTCGGGGCGCAGAACGCCCACTGGGAGGACGCCGGTGCATGGACGGGGGAGGTCTCCGTTCCGCAGGTGGCCGACGCCGGGGCGCAGATCGTGGAGATCGGTCACTCGGAACGGCGGGAGTTCTTCGCCGAGACCGACGAGACGGTCAACCTCAAGGTGAGAGCGACGCTGCGGCACGGTCTCACGCCACTCGTGTGCGTCGGTGAACCGGCGGACGTCTTCGCGAGCGGCGGGTCGGTGCCCTACGTGATCCGGCAGGTTCGCGCCGCCCTGGACGGAGTCGGTGACGTCAGCGCCGTGCTGGTGGCCTACGAGCCCATCTGGGCGATCGGCGCACGCGGCCGGCCGGCCGCGCCGTCCGACATCGGCGACGTGCTCGCGGCACTCAGGACCGAGTGGGGCGGGAGCGTCCGGGGGCTCCTCTTCGGCGGCTCCGTCGACCGCTCGAACGCGCGGAGCATCCTCGGTGTCGACGGAGTCGACGGGCTCTTCGTCGGACGCGCGGCATGGGAGGTCGACGGACTCCTCGAGCTGCTCGACCTCGTCGCCGGTCGCTGA
- a CDS encoding SMP-30/gluconolactonase/LRE family protein has protein sequence MAFDAEPPGRWTDPPVRYPDPAVKVLDPRFSRYRIVSAAVERLATGFRWVEGPVWFGDQHALVWSDVPGNTMWRWDELSGQVTPFRSPSHFSNGNTRDRQGRLVTCEHLERRVTRTEYDGSVSVLADRFQDRRLNSPNDVITATDGAIWFSDPTYGIVYDYEGNRAEPELPTAVYRLAPDTGTLTAVVTGLVQPNGLCFSPDEQLLYVVDSGTSPGLIHVFDVDGPTVRNGRVFADMGPGSSDGVRCDVDGNLWASAAGGGDGYDGVHVFAPDGTLIGQVLLPEQCANMTFGGRKGNRLFMAASQSIYSLYVNTSGCV, from the coding sequence ATGGCGTTCGACGCTGAGCCGCCAGGACGGTGGACCGATCCTCCGGTCCGGTACCCGGACCCCGCCGTCAAGGTCCTCGACCCACGCTTCTCCCGCTACCGCATCGTGAGCGCCGCGGTCGAGCGCCTGGCCACCGGCTTCCGCTGGGTCGAGGGGCCCGTGTGGTTCGGCGACCAGCACGCACTCGTCTGGAGCGACGTGCCCGGCAACACGATGTGGCGCTGGGACGAGCTCTCCGGCCAGGTGACGCCGTTCCGGTCTCCGTCCCACTTCTCCAACGGCAACACGCGCGACCGTCAAGGGCGGCTCGTCACGTGCGAGCACCTCGAGCGCCGCGTCACGCGCACCGAGTACGACGGCAGCGTCTCGGTCCTCGCCGATCGCTTCCAGGACCGACGGCTCAACTCGCCGAACGACGTGATCACCGCAACCGACGGCGCGATCTGGTTCTCCGACCCCACCTACGGGATCGTGTACGACTACGAGGGGAACCGCGCCGAACCGGAGCTGCCGACCGCCGTGTACCGGCTCGCGCCGGACACCGGAACCCTCACGGCCGTCGTCACCGGCCTCGTGCAGCCGAACGGCCTGTGCTTCTCGCCCGACGAGCAGCTGCTGTACGTGGTCGACTCCGGCACGTCCCCCGGCCTCATCCACGTGTTCGACGTCGACGGGCCGACCGTGCGCAACGGGCGGGTCTTCGCGGACATGGGTCCCGGATCGAGCGACGGCGTCCGCTGCGATGTCGACGGCAACCTCTGGGCCTCGGCCGCGGGCGGCGGCGACGGCTACGACGGCGTGCACGTCTTCGCCCCCGACGGCACGCTCATCGGGCAGGTCCTTCTCCCGGAGCAGTGCGCCAACATGACGTTCGGCGGTCGCAAGGGGAACCGGCTCTTCATGGCGGCGAGCCAGTCGATCTACTCGCTGTACGTCAACACCAGCGGCTGCGTCTGA
- a CDS encoding IclR family transcriptional regulator, whose amino-acid sequence MAQTVSNAIEILEFVSSGPRTLGEVADLLDVHRSTALRLLQTLTSGGLTRRRPDGRYGIGYRLVGLAQRATDQFDLQALAHPHLAALTGITGFTTHLAALEGVDIVYIDKVEAKGSVRLYSEIGKPVPLHTASAAKAVLAHLPRERTLALLEGWEYRVYTSTTITSQAALLAELDRAQRRGWAVDDGEFEDFVNCIAYPVRDASGGVVGAVSITALRAISDLTKLEDLVPDLIRTCEAISREVRGVHGSLAAV is encoded by the coding sequence GTGGCTCAGACGGTGTCGAACGCCATCGAGATCCTGGAATTCGTGAGTTCCGGCCCGCGCACGCTCGGTGAGGTCGCCGACCTCCTCGACGTGCACCGGTCGACCGCGCTTCGACTGCTTCAGACGCTCACCAGCGGCGGTCTGACCCGCCGCCGACCCGACGGCCGCTACGGCATCGGCTACCGCCTGGTCGGCCTCGCGCAGCGCGCCACGGACCAGTTCGACCTCCAAGCCCTCGCGCACCCGCACCTGGCAGCCCTCACCGGCATCACCGGGTTCACCACGCACCTCGCCGCCCTGGAGGGCGTCGACATCGTCTACATCGACAAGGTGGAGGCCAAGGGGTCCGTACGGCTCTACAGCGAGATCGGGAAGCCGGTCCCGCTGCACACCGCGAGCGCGGCCAAGGCGGTGCTCGCCCACCTGCCCCGCGAGCGCACCCTCGCGCTCCTCGAGGGGTGGGAGTACCGGGTGTACACCTCGACGACGATCACCTCGCAGGCCGCGCTGCTCGCCGAGCTCGACCGCGCGCAGCGGCGCGGCTGGGCGGTCGACGACGGCGAGTTCGAGGACTTCGTCAACTGCATCGCCTACCCGGTGCGAGACGCCTCCGGTGGGGTCGTCGGCGCGGTCTCGATCACGGCCCTGCGTGCCATCTCCGACCTGACCAAGCTCGAGGACCTGGTCCCCGACCTCATCAGGACGTGCGAGGCGATCTCGAGGGAGGTCCGGGGCGTGCACGGGAGCCTCGCGGCCGTGTGA
- a CDS encoding ABC transporter substrate-binding protein — MRSRREVRGRLTLAVIGLVAAIVLSACGSSSNSSSTAGSTSGTAAKPVIALSNSFIGNSWRKQMVAAFTDVATKAKESGEIADFVVTNADGTVEQQISQINGLILKKVDVILVDAASPTALNGVITKATKAGIAVVTFDGTATSTDSYNLNYDFITFGAHMVKVVADGIGDKGNVLIVRGVTGTVIDQQMYDGAKQELANHPNLKVVGEVYGDWDDATAQSAVARLLPTLPKVDGVIIDGGGYGVAQAFAAANLPTPLIYFGNRGYELKWWAEQLAKGPYPSESASTDPSISTAAFWLGVNVAKGVKVNHDLKMQFLTITAADLPTYKDLPVDGVASMVYDDAWVKANLLNQ; from the coding sequence ATGAGATCCAGGCGCGAAGTGCGTGGGCGGCTGACCCTGGCAGTTATCGGCCTTGTGGCGGCGATCGTCCTGTCTGCCTGTGGCAGCAGCTCCAACTCCTCCAGTACGGCCGGCTCAACCTCCGGCACCGCGGCCAAGCCCGTCATCGCGCTCAGCAACTCGTTCATCGGGAACAGCTGGCGCAAGCAGATGGTCGCCGCGTTCACCGATGTCGCCACCAAGGCGAAGGAGAGCGGCGAGATCGCCGACTTCGTCGTGACGAACGCCGACGGGACCGTCGAGCAGCAGATCTCGCAGATCAACGGGCTCATCCTGAAGAAGGTCGACGTGATCCTCGTCGACGCCGCGTCGCCGACCGCCCTCAACGGCGTCATCACCAAGGCGACCAAGGCCGGCATCGCCGTCGTGACCTTCGACGGCACGGCGACCAGCACGGACTCGTACAACCTCAACTACGACTTCATCACCTTCGGTGCCCACATGGTCAAGGTCGTCGCGGACGGCATCGGCGACAAGGGCAACGTCCTGATCGTCCGCGGGGTCACCGGCACCGTGATCGACCAGCAGATGTACGACGGAGCCAAGCAGGAGCTCGCGAACCACCCGAACCTGAAGGTTGTCGGCGAGGTCTACGGCGACTGGGACGACGCGACGGCACAGTCGGCTGTCGCACGGCTGCTGCCGACGCTGCCGAAGGTCGACGGCGTCATCATCGACGGTGGCGGCTACGGCGTCGCGCAGGCCTTCGCGGCGGCGAACCTCCCGACCCCGCTGATCTACTTCGGGAACCGCGGCTACGAGCTCAAGTGGTGGGCCGAGCAGCTCGCCAAGGGCCCCTACCCGAGCGAGTCGGCCTCGACCGACCCGTCGATCAGCACCGCGGCGTTCTGGCTCGGCGTGAACGTGGCCAAGGGCGTCAAGGTCAACCACGACCTGAAGATGCAGTTCCTCACCATCACCGCGGCGGACCTCCCCACGTACAAGGACCTCCCCGTGGACGGGGTCGCCTCGATGGTCTACGACGACGCGTGGGTCAAGGCGAACCTGCTCAACCAGTAA